A window of Tetrapisispora phaffii CBS 4417 chromosome 9, complete genome contains these coding sequences:
- the TPHA0I02010 gene encoding glycosyltransferase family 15 protein produces MLLFLPFLGNVVFKKKKKKQTEAVNFEQVDIEVCNFLETLIKRSITSNSLSCSYTHIFSLRINRISIGLTPYLSLISTIFTQTMSDNESITANKKVADSIPSVEKSKTDNGGWNFLNISLLGIVLALLATVSVLYQANSNVAPVIEKIYVTETVTATTTETSISTSVSISTSVSVSSTTAYETKTVEKRAESSGNTSPKRDSDIIEMKFHKDPRMINAGRDEDYQMPSSDKSQKVVHPLDDGVKVKAAMVTLCRNGDLWTLVKTIRDIEDRFNGRYHYDWVFLNEVEFTEEFIDVVSSLVSGKVKFGLIEEKQWSIPDFVDEDILDNVRDEMFDNEVLYGESVSYRHMCRFQAGFIFQHPLLAEYDYSWRVDSDINIFCNIPYDIFKFMQVNKKKYGFILSLVEYESTIPTLWTHVKKFIGMHPEYLNDNNLMEFISDDDGETFNGCHFWTNFEIIDLNFFRSQAYQDYFNYLDRTGNFFYERWGDAPIHSIAAALFLDREEVHFFDGLGFYHPDFLSCPTEESIRFQNACTCEPAKDVTWWTFYFCTRQFFRVNGLDLPPDVLEV; encoded by the coding sequence ATGCTTCTCTTTTTGCCCTTTCTTGGAAATGTAGtgttcaaaaaaaaaaagaaaaaacaaacagAAGCTGTCAATTTTGAACAAGTCGATATCGAAGTGTGTAATTTTCTCGAAACACTTATAAAGAGATCAATAACTTCAAACAGTTTGTCTTGTTcatacacacatatattttctttgcGAATTAACAGAATATCAATAGGGCTCACACCATATCTGTCGTTGATTTCTACAATCTTTACTCAAACAATGTCTGATAACGAATCTATCACTGCAAACAAAAAGGTAGCGGATTCTATTCCTTCTGTTGAAAAATCGAAGACCGATAATGGAGGTTGGAATTTTCTCAACATCTCTTTATTGGGGATAGTACTAGCTTTATTGGCCACTGTGAGTGTCTTATACCAGGCCAACAGCAACGTTGCTCCAGTTATCGAGAAGATTTATGTAACCGAAACCGTCACGGCAACTACCACCGAAACTAGCATATCTACTTCAGTTAGCATAAGTACTTCTGTCAGTGTCAGTTCCACTACTGCATATGAAACTAAAACTGTTGAAAAAAGAGCTGAATCCTCTGGTAATACATCTCCAAAAAGGGACAGTGATATCattgaaatgaaatttcacAAAGATCCAAGAATGATCAATGCTGGAAGAGATGAGGACTATCAGATGCCTTCCTCTGATAAATCTCAAAAAGTTGTCCACCCATTGGATGATGGTGTCAAAGTCAAAGCTGCAATGGTTACACTATGTAGAAACGGTGATTTATGGACTTTAGTTAAAACAATCAGAGACATTGAAGACCGTTTTAACGGAAGATACCATTACGACTGGGTTTTCTTGAACGAAGTAGAATTCACTGAAGAATTCATCGATGTTGTTTCATCTTTAGTATCTGGTAAGGTCAAGTTTGGtttaattgaagaaaaacagTGGTCGATTCCTGATTTTGTCGATGAAGATATACTAGACAACGTTCGAGATGAAATGTTTGATAACGAGGTTTTGTATGGTGAATCTGTTTCTTACAGACATATGTGTCGTTTCCAAGCTGGTTTCATTTTCCAACATCCATTATTGGCTGAATATGACTATTCATGGAGAGTCGATTCTGATATCAAcatattttgtaatattcCATACGATATATTCAAGTTTATGCAAGTAAACAAAAAGAAGTACGGTTTCATTTTATCTTTAGTCGAATATGAAAGTACCATTCCAACATTATGGACTCAtgtcaaaaaatttattggcATGCATCctgaatatttaaatgacAACAACTTAATGGAATTTATTTCCGATGACGACGGTGAGACGTTCAATGGATGCCATTTCTGGactaattttgaaatcatAGATCTAAACTTCTTTAGATCACAAGCCTACCAAGATTACTTCAACTATCTAGATAGAACAggtaattttttttatgaAAGATGGGGTGACGCTCCAATTCATTCTATTGCTGCCGCTTTATTCTTGGATAGAGAGGAAGTACATTTCTTCGATGGTTTAGGATTTTACCATCCTGATTTCTTATCCTGTCCAACAGAAGAAAGCATCAGATTCCAAAACGCTTGCACTTGTGAACCTGCTAAGGATGTCACTTGGTGGACTTTCTACTTCTGTACAAGGCAATTTTTCAGAGTCAATGGGTTAGACTTACCACCAGATGTTCTAGAAGTGTAA
- the YSY6 gene encoding Ysy6p (similar to Saccharomyces cerevisiae YSY6 (YBR162W-A); ancestral locus Anc_8.516) — protein sequence MASNALKQKLGNEKFKKRNEHHRKLGKKKIELSKKKDQPPISKVWIYILAFLIVGGGILEIISLLF from the coding sequence atGGCTAGTAACGCTTTAAAGCAAAAACTTGGTAACGAAAAGTTTAAGAAGAGGAATGAACATCATAGAAAACTAGGTAAGAAGAAGATTGAACTATCCAAAAAGAAAGACCAACCTCCGATCTCTAAGGTTTGGATCTATATTCTTGCCTTTTTAATTGTCGGTGGTGGTATTTTAGAAATTAtaagtttattattttaa
- the TPHA0I02030 gene encoding PGA52 family protein (similar to Saccharomyces cerevisiae TOS1 (YBR162C); ancestral locus Anc_8.515) codes for MIHRYLQILKNLLNYINLYCNLETRILAMFLYTLIAIYCSISFFFDIHCLATDAIVYSNVGYSGSYMDVVSMDESSCQCSQTSTSFSGTFAPFNEELSVHFRGPITLLQFGVYTPGGGSSYKKREEQDNEQGHEHRKREASAVLTSTVESQLPSSSSSSSTGSSSSGTSSSWNQVAYFSPGSCSNVVFMNHKGDWSNCFGSALTYCASNGVDTASSAQALDEVQVGSNNEFIIFSSTECSGNDCGCCRSSSVPYYHGFGGTSKMFVFEFKMPNDSGSSTTENVDMPAIWLLNAKIPRTVQYGSSSCSCWSTGCGEFDIFEVLSSGSSALSNDIHDGQGSDGTCSGGGGSSATFDRPTSNSMKAVVIFNEESGTINIVKVSDDTTFGGSIDASTVSGWLSTSGNSVSL; via the coding sequence ATGATTCATCGCTATTTACAAATTCTAAAGAAtctgttaaattatataaaccTTTATTGTAATTTAGAAACAAGAATTCTAGCCATGTTTCTTTATACTCTAATAGCAATTTACTGTTCTAtctcatttttttttgatatacACTGCCTGGCAACTGACGCAATTGTATATTCCAATGTAGGTTATTCCGGATCATACATGGATGTGGTGAGCATGGATGAAAGCAGCTGCCAGTGTTCACAAACGTCGACATCATTTAGTGGGACTTTTGCTCCCTTTAACGAAGAGCTCTCTGTTCATTTTCGTGGCCCTATTACCTTGCTTCAATTCGGAGTTTACACACCTGGTGGTGGCTCCAGCTATAAAAAAAGAGAGGAACAGGATAATGAACAAGGACATGAACATAGAAAGAGGGAAGCATCTGCAGTTTTAACCTCTACTGTAGAATCCCAATTACCGTCTTCATCATCGTCGTCGTCAACTGGGTCGTCGTCATCTGGAACATCTTCAAGCTGGAATCAGGTAGCTTATTTCTCTCCTGGGTCTTGCTCGAATGTCGTCTTCATGAACCATAAAGGTGATTGGAGCAATTGTTTTGGTAGTGCTCTTACATACTGTGCTTCAAATGGTGTCGATACTGCATCGTCTGCACAAGCTTTGGACGAGGTACAAGTCGGTTCCAACAATGagttcattattttttcaagCACTGAGTGTAGTGGGAATGACTGTGGCTGTTGTAGAAGCAGCTCAGTCCCATACTACCACGGATTTGGTGGCACATCTAAAATGTttgtatttgaattcaaaatgCCTAATGACTCAGGAAGTTCTACCACCGAGAACGTGGACATGCCTGCCATATGGCTGTTGAATGCGAAAATTCCTAGGACTGTGCAATATGGGTCCTCAAGTTGTTCCTGTTGGTCTACTGGCTGTGGAGAATTCGATATTTTTGAGGTTTTATCAAGCGGTTCTTCTGCTTTAAGCAACGATATACATGACGGACAAGGTTCTGATGGCACTTGCTCAGGGGGCGGTGGTTCCAGTGCTACTTTTGACAGACCTACGAGTAATTCAATGAAGGCAGTTGTAATATTCAATGAGGAGAGTGGCACTATCAACATTGTAAAAGTTTCCGATGATACTACATTTGGAGGAAGTATCGATGCATCAACGGTGAGTGGGTGGCTCTCAACTTCTGGTAATTCAGTATCTCTTTAA
- the TPHA0I02040 gene encoding glycosyltransferase family 32 protein (similar to Saccharomyces cerevisiae CSH1 (YBR161W) and SUR1 (YPL057C); ancestral locus Anc_8.514), protein MKRELIYLFLVNFAFVVVTLYYTFDVLTLAVDDTVKDSFRDYELNPDNYRNLSNDELPSFLTPSMLNKPQLIPKIIHQTYKTNDIPEHWKEGQQRCKDLHPDYEYILWTDAMAEDFIAENYSWFLETFKNYQYPIERADAIRYFILSHFGGVYIDLDDGCQRKLDPLLTAPAFLRKTSPTGVSNDVMGSIPGHPFFLKVIESLKKYDRNWFVPYITIMSSTGPLFISMVWKQYKRSSLYNKNLNSVVKILQPADYKMHKNSFFTIAKGSSWHAGDANFIKSLAVHILACVVAGFILAFSILYSEYLFYCWLCATNRKNNKFSRLQSRYNDIEQIQIENSISSKNKFSLKRSLKKLSNLKIARKDSNLSYLPIAN, encoded by the coding sequence ATGAAACGTGAATTAATCTATTTGTTTTTAGTTAATTTTGCTTTCGTCGTTGTGACGCTGTACTATACATTCGATGTATTAACTTTAGCAGTGGATGATACAGTTAAAGATTCATTTAGGGACTATGAATTAAATCCCGATAATTATAGAAATTTATCTAATGATGAATTACCGTCATTTTTAACGCCCTCCATGTTGAATAAACCGCAATTGATCccaaaaataatacatcAAACTTATAAAACGAACGATATCCCAGAACattggaaagaaggtcAACAAAGATGTAAAGATCTACATCCAGATTATGAGTATATCTTATGGACTGATGCGATGGCAGAAGACTTCATTGCAGAAAACTATTCATGGTTTTTAGAgacttttaaaaattatcagTATCCAATAGAGAGAGCAGATGCAATCAGgtatttcattttatctCATTTTGGTGGTGTTTATATAGATTTAGATGATGGTTGTCAAAGAAAATTAGATCCTTTACTAACAGCTCCTGCTTTCTTAAGAAAAACATCTCCAACTGGTGTTTCAAATGATGTGATGGGTTCGATTCCAGGACATCCTTTTTTCTTAAAAGTTATTGAgagtttaaaaaaatatgatagAAATTGGTTTGTTCCatatattacaataatGTCTTCCACTGGTCCATTATTCATAAGTATGGTTTGGAAACAATATAAAAGGTCaagtttatataataagaatttgaattcagtggtgaaaattttacaaCCAGCTGATTATAAAATGCATAAAAATTCATTCTTCACAATCGCAAAAGGTTCTTCGTGGCATGCAGGCGATgctaattttattaaatcattagCAGTTCATATTCTAGCATGTGTTGTGGCAGGTTTTATTTTGgctttttcaattttatattccgaatatttattttattgttggTTATGTGCAACTAATAGgaaaaataataagttTTCGAGATTGCAATCAagatataatgatattgaacaaatacaaattgaaaattcaatatcttcaaaaaataaattctcATTGAAAAGaagtttaaaaaaattaagcaatttaaaaattgcaAGAAAAGACTCAAATTTAAGCTATTTGCCAATAGCGAACTAA
- the TPHA0I02050 gene encoding bZIP transcription factor (similar to Saccharomyces cerevisiae YAP5 (YIR018W) and YAP7 (YOL028C); ancestral locus Anc_7.115), which produces MDSVILKERLKPGRKSKKDGNSSVVLSEQEMKARKLLQNRKAQRAFRERKTSRISELADEVGSLKKTIKEWEKKYAELNLKYEIALKEVDLWKSGISSLREKAAAVTLPSITIPEVITPSATPDIVRNHTFKDANLTTIIDNFKPMKAVSLKRQMINNEKLLDESMGDIQQERCVFADDPNNKDFICVCKSLKVPKGDYKHIPSTMPITSITTMKRKFNADGERVKPPLYFNNGSYELDFNEIQDAKSKECCQKKVKGNEWSCEKNCTKLFDEDSTTNDDSCETKKTEIIRDIQSKAMTPTRTESRNS; this is translated from the coding sequence ATGGATAGCGTAATATTAAAGGAACGGTTAAAACCTGGTAGAAAGTCTAAGAAAGATGGTAATTCTTCAGTGGTTCTTTCTGAACAGGAGATGAAGGCAAGGAAGCTGTTGCAAAATAGAAAAGCTCAGCGTGCATTCAGAGAGAGGAAAACAAGTAGAATATCTGAATTGGCTGATGAGGTTGGTAGtttgaagaaaacaattaagGAGTGGGAGAAGAAATACGCTGAGTTAAACTTAAAGTATGAAATTGCTTTGAAAGAAGTTGATTTGTGGAAGTCTGGTATCTCTTCATTAAGGGAGAAAGCTGCTGCTGTTACGTTGCCTTCTATCACGATCCCTGAAGTGATAACTCCTTCCGCAACACCTGATATTGTGAGAAACCATACATTTAAAGATGCGAACTTAACAACTATCATTGACAATTTCAAACCGATGAAAGCCGTCAGTTTGAAGAGACAGATGATTAACAATGAGAAGCTCCTCGACGAGTCGATGGGTGACATCCAACAAGAACGTTGTGTGTTTGCGGATGATCCAAATAACAAAGATTTTATTTGCGTATGCAAGAGTTTAAAAGTACCAAAGGGTGATTACAAACACATCCCCAGTACGATGCCAATCACTAGTATAACGACGATGAAGAGGAAATTCAATGCTGATGGTGAGAGAGTGAAGCCTCCGctttatttcaataacgGATCGTATGAGCTTGATTTCAACGAGATTCAAGATGCGAAATCTAAAGAATGTTGTCAAAAGAAGGTTAAAGGAAACGAGTGGTCATGTGAGAAAAATTGTACgaaattatttgatgaagataGTACTACAAATGATGATTCATGTGAAACCAAAAAGACTGAAATTATACGAGATATACAAAGCAAAGCAATGACTCCGACGCGAACTGAGTCAAGGAACTCTTAG
- the RPR2 gene encoding ribonuclease P protein subunit RPR2 (similar to Saccharomyces cerevisiae RPR2 (YIR015W); ancestral locus Anc_7.118) yields MSAENAEIIATKPPKNASNKEQFQRINYLYQLSMHYKNANLDISRTYVNLLDTISKKTNTKISPNIKRSYCKKCKRLIDYKDPKMFKVVKSKNKKNDKFIINCKCGSKKTFPIGLNRDYKTYTEKEGNLLEI; encoded by the coding sequence ATGTCAGCTGAAAACGCAGAGATAATTGCTACAAAACCACCGAAGAATGCCAGTAATAAAGAACAGTTTCAAAGGATTAATTATCTTTATCAACTATCAATGCATTATAAGAATGCTAATTTAGATATTTCAAGAACGTATGTCAATTTGTTAGACACCATAAgtaaaaaaacaaatacGAAGATATCAccaaatataaaaagatCATACTGTAAGAAATGTAAACGATTGATAGATTATAAAGACCCGAAAATGTTTAAAGTAGTAAAatcaaagaataaaaagaatgataaattcattatcaattgtAAATGTGGTTCTAAGAAAACTTTCCCAATAGGACTCAACAGAGATTACAAAACATACACAGAGAAAGAAGGAAACCTACtggaaatataa
- the PRE6 gene encoding proteasome core particle subunit alpha 4 (similar to Saccharomyces cerevisiae PRE6 (YOL038W); ancestral locus Anc_7.120), translating into MSGYDRALSIFSPDGHIFQVEYALEAVKRGTCSVGIKGEDCVVLGCERRSTLKLQDTRITPSKISKIDNHIILSFSGLNADSRILIEKARIEAQSHKLTLEDPVSIEYLTRYIAGVQQRYTQSGGVRPFGVSTLIAGFDPNDNKPRLYQTEPSGIYSSWTAQTIGRNSKTVREFLENNYNKDEPPKNKEECIKLTVKSLLEVVQTGAKNIEITVVRPNNDIITLDNDEIDKYVQEIEQEKKQQQEEDKKKKKPSST; encoded by the coding sequence ATGAGTGGTTACGATAGAGCTTTGTCTATTTTTTCTCCAGATGGGCATATTTTCCAAGTTGAATATGCTCTAGAGGCAGTTAAAAGAGGTACCTGTTCCGTTGGTATTAAAGGTGAAGACTGTGTAGTATTAGGTTGTGAAAGAAGATCTACTTTGAAACTACAAGATACTAGAATCACCCCTTCTAAAATCTCTAAAATTGACAATCATATTATACTTTCGTTTTCTGGTTTAAACGCCGATTCCAGAATTTTGATTGAAAAAGCAAGAATTGAAGCCCAAAGTCACAAATTAACGCTTGAAGATCCTGTATCAATAGAATATCTAACTCGTTATATTGCTGGTGTCCAACAAAGATATACACAATCAGGTGGTGTTAGACCATTTGGTGTTTCTACATTGATTGCTGGTTTCGATCCAAATGATAACAAACCAAGATTATATCAAACAGAACCATCAGGAATTTATTCCTCCTGGACAGCTCAAACTATTGGtagaaattcaaaaactgTAAGGgaatttttagaaaataattacaataaaGATGAACCCccaaaaaataaagaagaatgTATTAAATTAACAGTAAAGTCTTTATTGGAGGTAGTACAAACCGGTgctaaaaatattgaaatcaCTGTTGTTAGAccaaataatgatattataaCTTTAGACAATGACGAAATCGATAAATATGTTCAAGAAATTGAACAGGAAaagaaacaacaacagGAGGAAgataagaagaagaaaaagcCATCCTCCACATAG